From a single Rutidosis leptorrhynchoides isolate AG116_Rl617_1_P2 chromosome 5, CSIRO_AGI_Rlap_v1, whole genome shotgun sequence genomic region:
- the LOC139850677 gene encoding polyamine oxidase 2-like, with translation MKKRHSSSTPSVIVIGGGFAGIAAARALYDASFRVIVLESRDRIGGRVCTDYSFGFPVDLGASWLHGVSKENPLAPLIGRLGLPLYRTSGDNSVLYDHDLESYALFDIDGKQVPQELVSQVGETFERILEETNKVREEFSEDSSIKQAISIVFDRNPRLRLEGIAHKVLQWYLCRMEGWFAADADTISLKCWDKEELLPGGHGLMVRGYQPVVNTLAKGLDIRLNHRVKKINRRTSGVKVTVENGTTFFADAAIVAVPLGVLKSNTISFEPRLPRWKEEAISDLGIGIENKIVLHFEKVFWPNVEFLGVVAETTYGCSYFLNLHKATGHAVLVYMPAGQLARDIEKMSDEAAADSAFVQLKKILPDASAPIQYIVSRWGSDVNSLGSYSYDTVGKPHDLYDKLRIPVDNLFFAGEATSSDYPGSVHGAYSTGLMAAEDCRMRVLERYGELDLFQPVMGEDTLDSVPLLISRM, from the exons ATGAAAAAAAGACATTCATCGTCGACACCGTCAGTTATCGTAATCGGTGGTGGTTTTGCTGGCATAGCTGCTGCTCGTGCTTTATATGATGCTTCATTTAGA GTTATTGTACTTGAATCACGTGACAGAATTGGTGGTCGAGTTTGTACAGATTACTCATTTGGTTTTCCAGTAGATTTAGGGGCTTCATG GTTGCATGGAGTTTCAAAAGAAAATCCTTTGGCACCTCTTATAGGAAGACTTGGATTACCGCTATATCGTACAAGTGGTGACAACTCAGTGTTGTATGATCATGATTTGGAGAG ttatgcGCTGTTTGACATTGATGGGAAACAAGTTCCTCAAGAACTAGTCTCGCAGGTTGGGGAAACCTTTGAGAGGATATTGGAAGAG ACGAATAAAGTGAGAGAAGAGTTCAGTGAAGACTCGTCTATAAAACAAGCCATATCTATTGTGTTCGATCGAAACCCAAGACTAAG GCTCGAGGGGATAGCTCATAAGGTGCTGCAATGGTACCTGTGTAGAATGGAAGGCTGGTTTGCTGCTGATGCCGATACCATATCGCTTAAATGCTGGGACAAG GAGGAGTTGCTTCCGGGCGGACACGGACTTATGGTCCGAGGTTACCAACCAGTAGTAAATACACTCGCCAAAGGCCTCGACATTCGCTTAAATCACAGGGTGAAGAAAATAAATAGGCGAACTAGTGGTGTTAAGGTAACCGTTGAAAACGGGACCACGTTTTTCGCAGACGCAGCCATAGTTGCGGTCCCACTTGGCGTTTTAAAGTCAAACACCATTAGTTTTGAACCAAGACTGCCTCGGTGGAAAGAAGAAGCCATATCCGACCTTGGAATTGGAATTGAGAACAAgatcgttttgcattttgagaaAGTGTTTTGGCCAAATGTCGAGTTTTTAGGAGTGGTGGCTGAGACAACGTACGGATGTAGCTACTTTCTTAATCTTCACAAAGCCACGGGTCATGCGGTTTTAGTTTATATGCCCGCGGGTCAGCTTGCTAGAGACATTGAAAAAATGTCTGATGAGGCTGCTGCTGACTCTGCTTTTGTACAGCTTAAAAAGATTCTTCCTGATGCTTCTGCCCCG ATACAATATATTGTTTCTCGTTGGGGCAGTGATGTCAATTCACTAGGTTCATATAGCTACGATACAGTAGGAAAACCCCATGATCTGTATGATAAGCTACGAATCCCTGTCGATAACTTATTCTTTGCAGGGGAGGCAACAAGTTCCGACTACCCGGGATCTGTACATGGTGCCTACTCAACAGGATTAATGGCTGCAGAGGACTGCAGAATGCGTGTTCTTGAACGTTATGGAGAGTTGGATCTTTTTCAACCCGTTATGGGCGAGGACACCCTTGATTCTGTGCCGTTGTTGATTTCACGTATGTAA
- the LOC139848299 gene encoding pentatricopeptide repeat-containing protein At5g08305 produces the protein MLNAAALLCKNSNPITLLENCKSLRQFKQLHAIMITFGNNPITHQDTIFTSKFLSFASSNNKNIEYAYAILLLIPNPTIFNYNTIIRGYSKSKNPNKSISVFIDMLRLGVTPDYLTYPFITKAASHLQEVRLGLSIHGRVVKDGFEGDRFVKNSLIHFAGSFKDVGYAHKLFDEMPNRNLVSWNSMLDCYVKCKEVLLARDVFDSMPERDVVSWSSMIDGYVKGGEYREALTIFQKMCGSGVSANEVTMVSVLGACAHLGALEQGVKMHRYIVDNNICLTLVLRTSLVDMYAKCGSIKDALAVFREACMKQTDVLIWNAMIGGLAMHGFVHESLDMFIEMQNAQITPDEITYLCILSACAHGGLVNEAWYYFKCLTENGLNPKTEHYACMIDVLARAGQLGEAYAFLNKMPMKPTASMLGALFNGCINHRDFDLAEIVGKKLVELEPDHDGRYVGLSNVYAVINRWDQARTMREEMEKRGVKKSPGWSFVDDILESPYRFIAHDKTHPQSQKIYELLNFIVTQLSDADFEMSQHDYIFDIL, from the coding sequence ATGTTGAATGCTGCTGCATTGTTATGTAAAAACAGTAATCCAATCACTTTACTCGAAAACTGCAAATCATTACGCCAATTCAAACAACTTCATGCCATCATGATCACATTTGGGAACAATCCTATAACCCACCAAGACACAATTTTTACATCAAAGTTCCTCTCTTTTGCTTCTTCCAACAACAAAAACATCGAATATGCATACGCCATTTTGCTGCTGATTCCAAACCCAACGATCTTCAATTACAACACCATCATAAGAGGTTACTCCAAATCCAAAAACCCCAACAAATCCATATCTGTTTTCATCGACATGTTGCGATTGGGCGTAACCCCTGATTATTTAACTTATCCGTTTATAACGAAAGCTGCGTCGCATTTGCAGGAGGTTCGGCTCGGGTTATCGATTCATGGGCGTGTTGTTAAAGATGGGTTTGAGGGTGATCGGTTTGTTAAGAATTCTTTGATTCATTTCGCGGGGTCATTTAAGGACGTGGGGTATGCACACAAGCTGTTCGATGAAATGCCTAACAGAAATTTAGTTTCGTGGAACTCGATGTTGGATTGTTATGTTAAGTGTAAGGAGGTTTTGTTGGCGCGGGACGTGTTTGATTCGATGCCGGAACGTGATGTTGTGTCGTGGAGTTCGATGATTGATGGGTACGTTAAGGGTGGTGAGTATAGGGAAGCATTGACTATTTTTCAAAAGATGTGTGGGTCCGGTGTTAGTGCGAATGAGGTGACTATGGTGAGTGTGTTGGGTGCTTGTGCTCATTTAGGTGCGCTTGAGCAAGGGGTTAAAATGCATCGTTACATTGTTGATAATAATATATGTTTAACGTTAGTGTTACGAACGTCACTTGTGGATATGTATGCCAAATGTGGATCAATAAAGGATGCGTTAGCTGTGTTTCGCGAAGCTTGTATGAAGCAAACCGATGTTTTGATTTGGAATGCGATGATTGGTGGGCTTGCAATGCACGGGTTTGTTCACGAATCACTTGATATGTTCATCGAAATGCAAAATGCTCAGATTACGCCCGACGAGATCACGTACTTATGTATACTAAGCGCGTGTGCTCATGGTGGTTTAGTGAATGAAGCTTGGTACTATTTCAAGTGTCTAACTGAAAATGGTTTGAACCCAAAAACCGAACATTATGCTTGTATGATTGACGTGTTGGCACGAGCAGGACAACTTGGAGAAGCGTACGCATTTTTGAATAAAATGCCTATGAAACCAACGGCGTCAATGTTAGGGGCGCTTTTTAACGGATGTATTAACCATCGGGATTTTGATCTTGCGGAAATAGTGGGGAAAAAGCTTGTGGAACTTGAACCCGATCATGATGGGAGATATGTTGGTTTATCGAACGTTTATGCGGTGATTAATCGGTGGGACCAAGCAAGAACGATGCGAGAAGAAATGGAGAAACGAGGAGTGAAGAAATCACCGGGATGGAGCTTTGTTGACGATATTCTTGAATCGCCTTACAGGTTCATAGCTCATGATAAAACTCATCCTCAATCGCAAAAAATATACGAGTTATTGAATTTTATAGTGACACAATTGAGTGATGCAGATTTTGAAATGTCACAACATGATTACATCTTTGATATCTTGTAG
- the LOC139847993 gene encoding membrane-associated progesterone-binding protein 4: MRVSPFVGIALIIALISLVYTLLYQSPASQSQSPPKLYTVEDLAIYNGTDNRLPILLAILGSVFDVTKGKSHYGKGGGYNHFAGRDASRAFVSGNFTGDGLTDSLVGLSSTEVKSIVEWRDFYFRTYIFVGKLVGRYYNSEGNPTKYLKGVEAKAARGAQLMEKQKKEEAKVPGCNSKWSQDEGSEVWCDHGYPRLVQRPLEIALTGKMSKRCACYNETDLDQPGLEVYEGCDFLAKACRL; this comes from the exons ATGAGGGTTTCCCCTTTCGTTGGAATTGCACTTATCATCGCCCTAATTTCTCTTGTTTACACATTATTATATCAGTCCCCTGCATCACAATCGCAATCGCCCCCT AAACTGTATACAGTAGAGGATTTAGCTATATACAATGGGACTGATAATCGCTTGCCGATCTTGTTAGCAATTCTCGG GTCGGTATTTGATGTGACGAAAGGAAAATCTCATTATGGGAAAGGAGGTGGCTACAATCACTTTGCTGGAAG AGATGCTTCTAGAGCATTTGTTTCTGGAAACTTTACAG GAGATGGACTTACTGATTCTTTGGTTGGTTTATCTAGCACTGAG GTGAAAAGTATAGTTGAATGGAGAGACTTCTATTTTAGGACCTACAT ATTTGTTGGCAAGTTAGTTGGCCGGTATTACAATAGTGAGGGGAACCCGACAAAATATCTTAAAGGAGTCGAAGCAAAGGCAGCAAGAGGTGCACAGTTGATGGAGAAGCAAAAGAAGGAAGAAGCCAAAGTTCCTGGCTGTAATTCCAAATGGAGCCAGGATGAGGGTTCCGAG GTATGGTGTGATCATGGATACCCACGGCTAGTTCAGAGGCCACTAGAAATAGCATTAACGGGGAAAATGAGCAAACGTTGTGCGTGCTATAATGAAACCGACTTAGACCAACCAGGTTTAGAAGTTTATGAAGGATGTGATTTCTTAGCTAAAGCTTGTCGGCTTTAA